The nucleotide sequence ATGTACCAAAATGTACCTAGAGGCAGCGGCAGCACACACAAGTGCCACCGTTGAGGTATCAAGCTGAACATCCATCCATCCTCCTAAAACACCggacagaacaagaaaagaatcGCTACATAAAGGTGGTGGAAAGAATTGCTATTAGCAGTTCAATGTGAAATCCCTCAGCTCTAATGTGCCCACGCCGCATatgatgttgtgcaggactaTCTTCAGATGAGGAGGGAAGCACATAGCATCAGCAATGTGACGAGGATCGAGACATCGGTCTGCATTCTGAGGGCGGCATGCGAAGGCGATGCAGGCGTGGTGGTGTTACTGACTGGAGGTAGGGCTGGTTCTGCGACGTCAGCATCCGTCAAGAGTGGCATTGGGGCTGCTGCTGGTGGCTGTTATTTTCGGGCATGGTTGAAAGGAGGCCACCAGGTTTCGGAGGCGACATAAAGAGTGGTGCGTTCTTTCCCATGCTCGTGCAGGAGTTCACTGTGACCAATAAATTCATCGAGAACTTCATATATTTGAATCACTTAACAAATGATACAGTACTTGTGAAATTGTAATCAGGAACTTACATTTGTATCTGTGAGCAGTCCCAGGGAAATCAGTGATGACCCCATCCACATTAGCACCTTGCACATAAGCATTAATCTGTGCAGTAGCGTCTGCGAAGAAGTCATTTGGTTGAGAACCAAACTCATTCATGAGCACGTAAACGTAAACTTGGAGGCCAGCAGACTGAAGGGTCGGAACAAGATTATTGGTCTGGTTTGTCAAATAATAATGGGTTTCCGGGAAAACAGATGTGGTGCTAACAGAAACAGCATTAGCAAACTTCTTAATATCTGCAAGGGAGGAAGGTGCAGCATCTCTGACATTTTCTTCAATCATGTAGACAAGGTTGTACTTGGTTTCCTGCTTGAACTTCACTAGAACTGAGCTGTTGGTTGACTGAATCATAACATTCTGGGCAGTCTGCTTGTTATAACCAGAGTCATCAAGGGCTTTGATCACTGCATCTACCACACCAAATCCAAGCTCCTCTGCCATGAAGGCAGCATGCTGCAAGAATTAAAAAGAGAAGGGAGAATGAGGTGTGGTGAGGACTTGCAAGAACTCCACCACATGAGACATAAAAAAGGGATTGGCTTTGCTCCAGTCATCCTTTCGTAGGGTAAGTTCACAGATTTTAAACCATGTCAAGTGTAGCTAGTTAGGGGTAAAATCACATTATTTACTTTAACTTCAGGTTCTTCGCAAGCAAGTTCTAGACATAGAAATGCTAGTTAACCTAGTGAAGGATTAAGTAGCTAAAATATCTATGAACTGGTCACTGTGATTTTTAATTCTACTAGATTACTTGTGGGCTTGTGGCAGGGTCAAAACTAGACTAGATGGGTGAGGCATAGGGTTGAGTGGCCCAACTGTCAACGCTCTCATCAAGGTTCTGTACCAGAATGAAGTTTGAGGGTCACTAATCTAGAAATATTTGTCATTTATTTGGATCCTGCCAGTCTAGTCTTTaatcatataaataaaaaaaatcactaACTGTACAGGTTGTGTTTTCAGATCTGTGAACTTTTTTCTATGAAAAAAAATGATTATCAAGTAATCCCTAAAAGGCATTGCTCTCGGTGCAGTATACTTGATAAATGGTAAGAGATTTGGAACAGCACTATAGCCAACTCCATATCACTTCAAATCTAGGTTCACACTAGATATAACATTTTTCCACATCATTAATTTCTTACCTCAACAGTTATCATGATTCCTGACAAATCCTTTCCCTTTGCAAAGGTCAAAAAGTCTGATAATCTCATGAAATTTCCTGCATTCTTGTTTCTGGGATTTCTGTACTGGCCAAAGTTGATCGCTGGGTTCGATATCATGGCTGCCAATAAAAAATGTTAGTCTTGAAGCAAATGCATGATCAGTTGTGAAGAAAAATTACAGATGGGCCATTAACTATTCACTAGTTATCAATTGCACAAAAAAGATGACTTAGCATAACCATATATACATGAGGATATCTAAACGTTTGGCTTCTATTTGCATAGCAAACATTCAGGTTTACAAAAAGTAGGGGAAATGACATCAAATCAACTTACGCTTTAGGTTCTTAGAAATATCATCCCAAGTAAGGTTGAAGGTGAAGACGCCAGGCCCAGCCTTCAGATCGTTGATGGTAGTTACTTGCGAAGCAAATTGTGATTTTGCAACAGTAGTAACGTCCATTAGGTCAACGGAACTCATGCATATCAGTATGCCATCTTTGGTCACTTGAACAGGACAGTCAATGACATCTGCACCATCGGCAACTGCCTTTTCATAAGCTTGGTCAGTGCAGTCTGGGTAGTCACCGCTAGCACCATTATGAGAGATAACTAGAGGTTTAGCTGCATTGTCAATGTGTGACGAAATTCAGTAACATTTATAAATAGGTGAAATTAAGCGTGAAGTGACAAAGGAAGCAGGTGTACCATGATCAATCTTGCTGGTGTTCAGGTTACTAAAGCAACCTGCAGGGGAAAAAGAAGAACAAATCAAGACCAAAGAGGCCATGACCCATGCTACATCTTCCAACTTGTTAGGGGATTCATGCCAAAgtcaaaataataataataataactgaACCATGATTCCATAACAACTATTCTAAATAAAACATCACACTGACCTAGTGCTACCTTGAGTGCATAAAATTCTTGAACACATACTTATTAATAGCATCATGAAAAAAAAAGGATAGATGGACTCACCAACTGCCTCTGAAGGAGTAATCGGAAAATCACTCAATACACCATCAACAGAGAAGGCACCGTTATCAATGAAGGAAAGATATTCCGCTAATGGATCAAAGCTGTAGTTATAGCTGATAGTAAAGTCATTTGCAAAATCAGCAGCATAGATTTCTAGCCCCGCTTTGTGAGCATCATCAACAACTGAAGTATAAGGCAGCAGGTAATTATCTGGTGTAACAGGCCAGATATAGCTTTTGGGAACAAGTATTCCAGAGGCAAAAGTCTTGACAAACGTTAGATTTTTCAACATTGAGCCATAAGTCTGATTTGTCGATGGCTCAATAGAGCGTTCGTCAAGAAAGCGGAACACAAGCTTCGTCTTCTTGCTAACTCTTCCAGATATACTGGTGAGGAAGTTCACTTCAGGCGATGAGATGTAATCGACAACAAATTTTTTTCGATAAAGACAGGATATAGCTTCTCATGCTAAGCTTAAACTGGCTGTAGAAACTGTCTTGCTGCAATTTGGAAAGAAAACAAATGTTCAGGTGAGAGGAAAATCACCAACTTTTTAGTTCAAAGCTAGTTAAAGTTTTATCCCTACCTGGACATTTAACCAAACAGCAGCGGGATTAAATTGGGTGTAAACAATTTCAACACGAGTTATTGGAAAGATACCATCATATGCATCGGTACGAGATAGGACCGATTGCTTCACTGCAAATATCAAAATGGGTTAATGAAGCATGACATCTGCATTTACTAAGTGGCATAAGATTCAATGCACAGACATGAGACATCTGAACATATTCCTTTGAGTGTACCAAAAGAATACCATAACAGTTAACAAGATCAAAATGCTCAAGACAATAGTGAAACACAAATTTGTAACTCCACTTACGAGATACGTTTAGCAGATCAGTGCTTGTGTAGTCCACGGAGAACCATCCCACCGTAGATACACCATTAACTTTGTAGGTCTTCTTCCCTTGTGGAAAAACATTGGCTATCACTGTGCAGTTATCCATGTCTATGCTCGGTAGGCAGATACCACGCCATCCTTTGTCAACCGAACATCACACCACATGGCTGTGTCAGGGGAGCTAAGAGTCCCAAGAATCTGATAAGCATAAGAACTGGAATCAGGAAATAGACCGGAGAACCCGCCCTTAGCAACGATTACTGGAGCCTTGCCTGGAAAAATGAGATGATTGTTACTGTTAGGGTCATGAGGATGGACAAAAGTACTGGCAACAGCCCTAAGCGCTACGGCAGAAAATACAAAACCAAAATTACCGGACGGACATAAAACTGGTAAACACGCATGACCATGTGAAATTATAGGTCATTATCACCGTTAATTCAAAGCACCACCCGAATTAATGTATTCATCGAACTGATCCACTCCCATCCCATTCTCAAAACAAGCAATCCCCATGGGCCCATAAGCAGCCGATGAACAGTAGGCGTCAGCAGCTAATGATTTACGAGTATCTCTCACTAAGAAAGTGATTATGCATAGGCTTGTACTTGAAGGACACGGTGATGTAAACAATAAAATGTGCGTCTATTGAATCCCAACCaaatgttggagttgttccaaattcactccaggatataggccgggcttctgacggagcgaagcggaggcccgtcataggcgtgtaacccaaaactccaGGATAtaggtacggtacggtatatacacccttgctagggttttgtGGAGACTtagattctcttgtaagccgccataggcgtgtatcCCAAAACTCTtaagatagtgagattgttgatggctggtgcccgtggtttttccccttcacatcgaaggagttttccacgttaaatcgtgtgtctcctctgtggcttgattctttacttcatattcctatacgtcgttcataacaccAAATGCCACTTAGCTGGAAAGGCTACcgtgcaattttttttttttttgacgaaaTGCTAAAAGGTAAGCATCATGGCTGGCCCCAAGCTTCCAACCAGAAATCTAGTCCCCCAAACAGTGCTAAAGACTAGCAAAACTATTTTGCTGCAGAAGCCCTAAAAAAACTATTTTGCTGCAGAAAAACAGAAGCTTGAGCCCCCCAAAAAAGAACTAAATGCGCAGCCAGTTCATgctcatgctgaagatccaggCCAAGCTGTAGTACAGAAACCAAATTCGCAGTTTACAGGCAAAAAAGGCTGATCTTTAAGCGAAGAGTGGCAGCACTTCGACCAGAtcagatcacatacacaccaacTTTTCAAGAAACGAAGTGAGAGCGCAGCGAATCGAGCTTACCGCTCAGGGTCTTCCAGGTGGAACCCTTCTGGGCGGCGGCGGAGCCGAGCgcgagcgagagcagcagcaggagcagctgGGCGGAACCAAGAAGGGAGCAGGCGCGGCTGCTCCTCCCCATTGCGGGCCGACACCACCTACGCGACCACCGGCGGCGGCGTCAGCAGCAGACGCAGCTCACGGAACTGGAAATCCAAGAACGCCCCCTGGAAGGGGGAGcagaggaagcgggtggcgatGATGAGGGGACGAGCCAGGGAGGGAGAGCAATGCGCGTCCGGCGGCCGCGTTGGCGTTGGATTTTTAAGGGGCGAAGCGATGCGATGCTGCTGCTGAGCTGGCATCAGGCCATCAGGGTCAGGGGAGGAGGGGGAAGGTGGTCAGAAAACGGCGTGTGAGATGCTCCGAATCGGTCTACAGGCTGTTTGGCTGTGGCTCGTCCTTTTTCAggtgaaacagtattttttttttcacatAATTTAGTcagtagtacttcttcacaaaTCAACGATATAAAACAGCCAGCTGAACAGGCTACTCTCCAACCTCTGCCAAGGAAAGATAAATGATTGTTGtaaaaaaagggaaaaagaaaTGATAAGCTTCAGTTATTCTCCTTTTCTCGTTGAAAATGTACCTTctccattcttttttttttactctGATTGACGCTTTCTCGATGATGTTGTGATCTGCGCGAGGTGAGAGGCTGCGTGGTTCCGAAGGTAAAATGATGTTTTTACACAGCACACGCACGCTCGTTCGATAAATATATGACTACAGTAATTGTTGATAAAGAGCCTACGGCCTCATCTTCAAGTGTTTAtggaattagttttttttttgggaaaaagAAGTTTATGGAGTTGAGACGAGCATGTCCATCAATTCTGAGAGCTAATGTTATGCCGTACTAGTGATATTTTTATTTAACTAAAACATTTTAGTTTAGGCATTTGTTAAAGGCATTTGCATGTTATCTAGTACTCCTACTACTATCTCCATCTTCAAAAGAATGAGGTCTTTGCTTTCTAAGGAGTTAAacaatattaatttgattaaagaTATTATCTATATCTAGTAATTATATTTATTATGAATAATATATTTCATGGTTAATATATCGATATTTATTacataccataaatattaatatgttttatatatttagtcaaatttgATCCTTTGACCCCTCAAAAAATCGAGATTTTCCattatctatatttatatatttaattaaatttattatgaaaaatatattccattattgatatattaatatttattatacACCATAAAtagtaatatatttttatatatattaatttattcTTTTTACTCTAAAAATGAGACttccatttttttaatttttttggcGGATGAGTTTCACGGCTTCCCATCAGAGGCGTGGGAGATGCAAGCCGGCTCATCCAGGGGAGGGGGGACGGGGGACCCTTTTCCAATTTATGGTTCTACGAGGGCAATTAAAAGATTGCATGTGGTTTTGTACTGGATCGTAATCATCATACTCCTCATCATAGGCTGGGCTGGGCGGTGCGCTGTGGCGCAGCGGTGGTGGAGCCAGCCGTGTGTGGCCGTGTAGGAAGCCGACGCCTGCGCAGGTGGAGGCGGCCTGGAGCCTGGAGGGAACCGGCCTCCTCCTCGGCTCCGGCCGCAACATGGGTATGTCTTGTTGGAAGCCTGGATGACTTGCCTGGAGAAAAATGTTGTTTGAGAGTTGCCTGGAATTCTGAGAGAATCTGCCTGGCCAGGCAAGTTGAGAGTTATTCGTTTGGTTAGATGCCTGGCCTGAGAAAGCTAATGAATAGAGATCATGTGTTTTCTTATCTGCTGGAGAGGTAATTAATTCATTTTCTTAATTAATAATACCTCAAATATACACAAATAAACATACGGTAACAAAATAAAAACAGATAAGtgagtttttttaatttataaTATGCTTAAATTAATGTGTTTTTTATTTATCTTTGTATAGTTAACATGTATTTTTATAATCTGATTAACCAAAATATATAATTTAGTAAATTATTGTTGTCCGTGTTTAATATTAGATAATCACGTTtaataagattaaataggaaataTATTGATAAATTATGtcttttagtataatatatgatttTAATACTTTTGATTAAATAATGTGAGGATAAATAAAAAATAAGTAATCAATATAAGAAATCTTAATCTGGATTTGGAAAAAATAATGGTTATGAACagtaaaatatttatttatttacattaAATTAAATAATTGTATTTTGCATACTAATCTTTGTGTGACAAAATGTGCACAGTATCGATACaacatttttaatttttattaGTACATACGATTAGTATACACTGTGACTCACTACGTATGGTATAGATTACCTTATCTTTTTTAGTTAGtaagattgaaaaaaaaaatctaactaAATGACTCTTGTACATATATTTAACATAAAAGTATTTACATAATTCGATGAAAAATAAGTACCATTAATATACGATGATTTTTTTCATTGCATCTTAATTGGTCACGGATACTTGATATAGCTAGCTAAAAAGGAATCCAGAGTTCAACAGGTGCACGTATACCTTAATTAAATAGCTAATGCAAGGTAACTAATCCAGGCAAGGAAGCAGCGGCAGCCAGGCGACCATTTTCATGCGCCTGAGCCTGGCGGCGATGCCTGGGACAGGCAGGTCACCAGGGCTGCAACCAAATAAGGTGCAGGCAGCTCTCCGGCAGGCTACAGGCGAGGCACTTTACTCCCAGGGTTCAATCCAAACAGCCCCCATATGCCGCGTCCCCAGCCGCGATTGGCTGGtccgcctctctctctctgtccccGGGCCGGGTGGACGCGTGGGGACTGGGGAGCCGCATCGTGTCCTCGGTCCGCCAATCCGCCATGCCACCCCCCATGCTCCGGATGCTGCTGCTTTGCTGACTCGGCGTGCTTCGGTGCTTGGACCGGAGCCGGGAGCCCTGCCTGTGCCCGGTGCCCGCGCATCGGTGCTTGACGCGGGGCAGCGTGTCGTGTTTACTCACCAACCGACGCTTTAACTAATCACGGTGTCTAGGTTAACCATTTTTTTGTGTGCTGTCTCGGAACCCGGTCGTCCGAGTTTATCTATACTAGTACTGCTAACAGTGGTTGCGTTGAACGGCGCCGTCACGTTGCACCGGCTGCATATTCTACCTGCCGGCTTGGCGTCCCCCAGGTAGAGAGAGCCAGCGAGCCACTGAGCCAGGATTTTTATTCCAGGCGCACATGTTTCCCGCAACAAAAATGGCCATCATGTGCGTGTGCCCTGCCCTACCACTACAGGATAGTAGCAACTTCCTCATGTTCTGCCTTCCGGGTTACAAATGTACAGTTGCAGCGCGTTCGGCCTTTGGGGTAATTTTACAACAGGGCCTTTTGCAAGGGCAGATCAGCGTGATAACGCAGGCCACCCAAGGTTTGGAATTGGAATGGAATAAAAACCCAAGTTCGGTCCATGGACGACGATAAGACCATGTGACCGTGTGGCATGCAAGTAGCTCATGCATAACCCATGGAGCAGCATCATGTCTTCCCCGTGCCCATCTCCTAATGCGTCATGCTACTAATTTTTGGCTGAGACGGTTAGACAGGTGTCACGGCTACTTAATTCTACTCTTTTTCAGCTCTAAATTACTATAGGCTATTCTAATCTTATTTTAGGTTCGATTTCTCTATAAAAAAATGTATCAGCTTCTACGACATTAAATTAGTTTCATCAGAAAAACATGTCTTCGTAGGGCAtctgtttgaatcttttagatgtTAATCAATCTTCCAAAGACATGGAAGATTGATTTAGAACAAAACTAAAAGTAAATTATAATAGTTTATAACGAATGGTGTAGCTCCCAATGGTTCATAAGAAAACAAATACTCTCCATTTCCCTTTTTAAGGCATATTATACTATAATGTCTGAAACACTATCAAAATGTACTGTAACATTATGCACAATATATGATTTTCATTGCTATAAACCAGCATAATACATGTGAAAAAGACTATCAAGAAGTTTTAGAACCAATCAGCTCTAACTCCAGAGACTCTTATAGAGCTCATGTTACATTGAAGCTACTTTGTtaagtattttttttattatttttataaactaatattattattgttgttgtttttaGAGCCTATTTGGTCCATTAGCAGCTAATTAGTTAGCTTGCCGACTAATGGACAGTTGTATTGTTGAAATTATCTAGAATACTCTTGTCTTTATTTTTATCTGTAGAGATATGGCCATATGGGTGAGAAAGGAAAAGGGAGTGAAAGGAGTACAAAAGAGTCTTTCTGCAGTCCATTACTTTCGCACCCGGAAAAAAATATAAGGCGTATTCTAAGATTCCAAGTCTATTATTTTTCACCAACAGTTGGTATAGTTATGCGTAGAAGTTACGCTAAAAAGTGATTAGATTGGATTTGTATTTAGAAATATTTTTAATGATATTTTTTTATTACGATAGACTCATATATATAACAAGAAAATTAAGCAGTCAAGGTCTGGTCTTGAAGACCGCACCAAATCGAATCACACCCGATTTCTTAAGTAGATGCTACTCCCTCTATCAAAAAAACAATGCAATTCTAACACAATACCAAGTTAATATATCATAAGTTCAAATAATGGATTTGATATCAAATGGATACATTAGATTTTTCatgatatattttcatagtatatatATTTTATATCATAGATATATATACATTTGATCAAACTTTAAATATTCATTTGATCAAACTTTAAATATTTTAACAAAGAATACATCTAAAATTGGATTTTTTTTAACAGAGGGGGTACTAGCTAAGTTTAGGCTTTGTCAGGTTGGCAGCCATCGCCAAAGGTTTTATGCCAGTCACGTGTTTGGTTCGTTCCTCGAGTTGCGGCGCCGCCAGCCTTTCTCACACGCGCCCAGTTCATTTTTCACGTCACAGTATATGTTGCGTAGACAAATCATCCGTTGCATTTTTTGCACATCTCAGGCGAGGTGTGCATAAGCGGGCACTCAAACAGCCCTAGATAATGAGATATAACCATTAGATGGCTGCTCAGCCTCAGCTAATAGTTAGGTGTTCTATTATATAGTCTTGTTTTTAATCCATAGCGCAGCGGttagcttctttttttttttttgaggaggtAATGGATCAAACAAGTCTTTAGATTAAATGTGTACGtttgagctattttgttttatcttacaaatgcaaatcatatatatatatatatatataggtggtATTGGCCTCATTCACGTGCCCTTAAAGCTGGCTTGATTCGCTTTTTTTTCAtccgaaataatatttttctctcataaatttctcCAAACGAACGGGACCATCTCAGGCGTACCATTACGATGGTGGATGTTCATAAAATCTTTTTGCAGCTGGTGCTTCAAGATCATAAAGAAGCGTAATAATTTATTGAACCAAACATTTGACTGGCAGGATGCAAGTTCTTAATAGTCGTATACTCGTACGCGTCGTCTGCTGCAGACATTATCATATCAGCTCCATAACTGCCGCGTATCAATCTCCAACTGCCAACCTCTCCAATTGCCGCGTATATCAAAGTAGTCACTCTAACTATCATTTCCAAAAAGAACTAAACATGGCGCTGCCCGCCTCTCTGCCACAAGCCCACAACCACTATATCATACACTATTCCTTGCAGCCGGAAAATACGCGACGAGATTTCCATCCTCACACGAGATAAGCCACAGCACAGGGGGACCAGCTGGAAAAAGGGTGTTCTTGACCAGGGTCAGGGGGGAGGATGTGAAAAGCGTCCACGGAAAAAAAACACTTCTTGGAAAAGGAGGTCCCCAAAATACGTACAAGATTTTTGGGTATACGCAGAAAATGCGTACAGGTACAGCTCACGCCAGATGGCCGAGCGCCGGCGACGAGACGAGCCGCACCCGCACGCCCACATGACGCCCATGTTGTGGGCCCCCGGCTCTCTACGTGCATGCCGCTACTTGATACGTGGGTCGCGGGCCGGCAGCGGTCCCGGGTGAGCCTCCCGTCGTGCTCGCctcattcttttctttttcccagCGGCGGTGGCGCGCGCGCCGCGTAGCAGTTGCGGGCTGCGACGCGACCGGGCTTTGGTCTCGCGCGCGTGGCGTGGACTCGGACCCTCGCCGCCGGTGGACCGGGCGCGATGGGCCGCCCCCGCGGGGCCCGTGTGTCGGTGACCGACAGGCGGTGCGGCGGGTCCAGTGCGACCGGGCCAGGCGTGCGCGCGCTGGAGTGCTGCCGGGCGCGACAGCAACTCGCGGGGCGGCGCTCGGCCCTCGGCTGGCTCGCAGTCGCGCTCGCGTTTCTCCACCCGCCAGCCAACGTGCGTGCGGCCGCAGGCGTTTGCAACTGCAAGTCTGCGACGACGCGGTCCGGCCCCGACGTTGATGGCGCATGTTGCACTTTTGTCTTTTTGTAGTGCAAGCTGGCAAGCCCAGCCATCGTGTACTCGTGTGCAAATGCAGAGCTTTTGAAGGGATCAAATCGAAGCGCACCAAACCACATTCTTAGAAAAGCAACGGGTGGCGGAAAAGGATGCTCCCGAACAAAGTGGTCTTTTTCGAAGCCTCTGGACGTATGTGTTGAGTGTTGACTAGACAGACACGGTTTttcgtacatatatatatacacgcacaTTCACATTCGTGCTAGAGTTGATCGTTCAAACGGTTGGTCTTCGTCTCTTCGAATTGGACGTTCGGGTAATCGGCTAATTGTTATTTTTTGTTATATGCATGGCCCTTTCCATGCTGCACTCCCACTGCCAGAGGTAGCGAAATCCGTCGCATTTTCGCGTGGGACATGTTCTACAAACAAATTTGACCCTTTTCAAAAAGAGCCAAGGATTAACATGCAATTCCGTTGAGCCAAGGCGTGAATAGGATTATGTAGCCACGAGAACATGAGACGTACGTTagcaaaaagaagaaagaaagaaagaaagaaagaaagaagagaaacATGACTGGTTGATGGAGAAATAACCTGACAATCCATCCAATCGATGCTTAAGCTCACACAACTTGAGAGCCTCTTTTGATTAGTTTAGAACTAGTTATTATTTCAAACTCAAAATCACTAGCAGTCACTACAATTTAGCTATCTAAGAGTTAGTTGTGATGTGCTTGATTCCAGCTAAAAGTTTCAGGGGCACCTATTAATTAGTCCAACTATGTTTCAGGATCATTGTATACTTTGTATAGTATAGTAATCAACAGCACCACCAACTTGTGACTTGTCCCGTTGTCCGAAGCTCGTGGCAACAGTACGGATAATagtaaaaaggaaaataaccgTAGGTATTTGGGCCGTTTTCCATAGGTTTGGGTCAGAATTTAGTAATGGGCCGACAATTCAACACATCATGTTACCCATGTTCGCTTGTCGCCGCCAATAcattttttttgtatatataatATAACCTTGGGTAGAGATAATATTTGTGTAAAATTATATTGTGCACAAAATCTAATTTTGAAATGACACGGCACTATGGAAGGGAACCATTACTCTTTTTATTCACAGGCGATTACTCTTGTGTGATGATT is from Miscanthus floridulus cultivar M001 chromosome 7, ASM1932011v1, whole genome shotgun sequence and encodes:
- the LOC136466380 gene encoding LOW QUALITY PROTEIN: glycerophosphodiester phosphodiesterase GDPDL3-like (The sequence of the model RefSeq protein was modified relative to this genomic sequence to represent the inferred CDS: inserted 2 bases in 2 codons; deleted 1 base in 1 codon) encodes the protein MGRSSRACSLLGSAQLLLLLLSLALGSAAAQKGSTWKTLSGKAPVIVAKGGFSGLFPDSSSYAYQILGTLSSPDTAMWCDVRLTKDGXGICLPSIDMDNCTVIANVFPQGKKTYKVNGVSTVGWFSVDYTSTDLLNVSLKQSVLSRTDAYDGIFPITRVEIVYTQFNPAAVWLNVQQDSFYSQFKLSMRSYILSLSKKFVVDYISSPEVNFLTSISGRVSKKTKLVFRFLDERSIEPSTNQTYGSMLKNLTFVKTFASGILVPKSYIWPVTPDNYLLPYTSVVDDAHKAGLEIYAADFANDFTISYNYSFDPLAEYLSFIDNGAFSVDGVLSDFPITPSEAVGCFSNLNTSKIDHAKPLVISHNGASGDYPDCTDQAYEKAVADGADVIDCPVQVTKDGILICMSSVDLMDVTTVAKSQFASQVTTINDLKAGPGVFTFNLTWDDISKNLKPMISNPAINFGQYRNPRNKNAGNFMRLSDFLTFAKGKDLSGIMITVEHAAFMAEELGFGVVDAVIKALDDSGYNKQTAQNVMIQSTNSSVLVKFKQETKYNLVYMIEENVRDAAPSSLADIKKFANAVSVSTTSVFPETHYYLTNQTNNLVPTLQSAGLQVYVYVLMNEFGSQPNDFFADATAQINAYVQGANVDGVITDFPGTAHRYKLNSCTSMGKNAPLFMSPPKPGGLLSTMPENNXPPAAAPMPLLTDADVAEPALPPVSNTTTPASPSHAALRMQTDVSILVTLLMLCASLLI